One stretch of Pedobacter riviphilus DNA includes these proteins:
- a CDS encoding efflux RND transporter permease subunit, translated as MSISTTSIKRPVLAIVMNLLIVLFGIIGYTFLGVREYPSIDPTVVSVRTSYPGANSDIIESQITEPLEKSINSIDGIRNISSSSNQGTSNITIEFNLDKNIEEAANDVRDKVSQAARTLPKDIDGLPVVSKADANSDPILSMTIQSDKRNTLELSDFAENVIADRIQTIPGVSSVQIQGQRKYAMRIWMDPNKLSAYGLTSQDIVTALDNENVELPSGKITGATTELTVKTLGKLTNESEFNNLILKADSNQVVKLKDVGYAVLGPENEETILRESGRPMVAIAIIPQPGANYLDISKEFYKRFDKLKADIPQDIKLKVALDNTLFIKRSVTEVAETIGLSLVLVILIIYLFFRDWAIAFRPLIDIPVSLIFTFFIMYAFGFSINVLSLLAIVLATGLVVDDGIVVTENIFKKVEEGMSPFEAAIKGSNEIFFAVISISITLASVFLPVIFLQGFVGRLFREFGVVIGAAVLVSAFVSLTLTPMLNAYLMKKGEHKPSRFYNWTEPYFIKLNDAYESNLNKFLDKRWLSIPIIIVCMGLIFLFWKVLPKETAPYDDRSAINISASTPEGASFAYTDQFIMKLNQLVIDSVPEKNVNITITSPSFGGSGAVNSGFVRMGLTDPETRKRSQKDIADMLTRVTKKYTEGKTIVSQQPTISVGRRGGLPISYIIQAQNFEKLREKIPLFMDAVSKDPTFTVSDVNLKFNKPEINLTIDRDKAKNLGVSISAIAQTLNLGLSGQRFSYFFMNGKQYQVIGQFDRGDRKDPLDLSSVYVRNDKGELVQLDNVVTAKEESSPPQLYRNNRFIAATVSAGLAPGKSIGEGIDAMDAISKKVLDETFSTDLSGESRDFKESSSNTFFAFGLALLLVYLILSAQFESFKDPIIIILTVPMAVAGAFLSLWLCGQSWNIFSQIGTIMLIGLVTKNGILIVEFANQLKEKGIAIPQAIREAAVSRLRPILMTSLAIAIGALPIALALGAAAKSRMSMGTVIVGGTLFSLVLTLFVIPAIYSYWAKPYKPNKELKEAHRFEQEALHTEE; from the coding sequence ATGAGTATTTCAACCACGAGTATAAAAAGGCCGGTTTTGGCCATTGTGATGAACTTATTGATTGTCCTTTTCGGGATAATCGGCTATACCTTTTTAGGTGTACGCGAGTATCCATCTATCGACCCCACGGTGGTTTCGGTAAGAACTTCCTATCCTGGTGCCAACTCAGATATTATCGAATCGCAAATTACCGAACCTTTAGAAAAATCGATCAACTCCATTGATGGGATCCGAAATATTTCTTCATCAAGCAACCAGGGAACAAGCAATATCACCATAGAGTTTAACCTCGATAAAAATATAGAAGAAGCCGCGAATGATGTGCGTGACAAAGTATCGCAGGCTGCCCGTACCTTACCTAAAGATATTGACGGTTTACCGGTAGTAAGTAAGGCTGATGCCAACTCTGACCCGATTTTATCGATGACGATCCAGAGCGATAAACGCAATACACTGGAATTAAGTGATTTTGCTGAAAACGTAATTGCCGACCGTATCCAAACCATTCCGGGGGTAAGTAGTGTACAAATCCAGGGTCAAAGGAAATATGCCATGCGTATCTGGATGGATCCCAATAAACTAAGTGCTTACGGCTTAACCTCGCAGGATATTGTTACTGCATTAGACAATGAAAACGTAGAGCTTCCATCAGGAAAAATCACCGGCGCTACTACCGAACTAACAGTTAAAACCCTGGGAAAACTAACCAACGAAAGCGAGTTTAATAACTTAATCTTAAAAGCCGACAGCAATCAGGTAGTTAAACTAAAAGATGTTGGTTATGCGGTTTTAGGACCAGAAAACGAAGAAACCATTCTACGTGAATCGGGCAGGCCAATGGTGGCCATTGCCATTATCCCTCAGCCCGGAGCCAATTATCTCGATATCAGTAAAGAGTTTTACAAACGTTTTGATAAATTAAAAGCCGATATCCCACAGGATATTAAATTGAAAGTTGCATTAGACAATACCCTTTTCATCAAGCGTTCGGTAACCGAAGTTGCCGAGACTATTGGTTTATCACTGGTATTGGTAATTTTGATCATATATCTCTTTTTCAGAGATTGGGCCATTGCTTTTAGACCTTTAATCGATATCCCGGTATCTTTAATTTTTACTTTCTTCATCATGTACGCCTTCGGCTTTTCAATCAATGTATTGAGTTTATTGGCCATTGTACTGGCTACAGGATTGGTGGTAGATGATGGTATTGTGGTTACCGAAAATATATTTAAAAAAGTTGAAGAAGGCATGTCGCCTTTCGAGGCAGCCATTAAAGGATCAAATGAAATCTTTTTTGCTGTAATTTCGATTTCCATTACCCTTGCGTCCGTATTTTTACCGGTAATTTTCTTACAGGGCTTTGTGGGCCGTTTATTTAGAGAGTTTGGCGTGGTAATAGGTGCCGCGGTACTGGTATCTGCCTTTGTATCACTCACTTTAACACCGATGTTAAATGCCTACCTGATGAAAAAGGGTGAACATAAACCATCCAGATTTTACAACTGGACAGAACCCTATTTTATAAAATTAAATGATGCATACGAATCTAACCTGAACAAATTTTTGGATAAAAGATGGCTTTCCATTCCAATTATTATAGTGTGTATGGGGCTTATTTTCTTATTCTGGAAGGTTTTACCAAAAGAAACCGCCCCTTATGACGATAGAAGTGCAATCAATATCAGTGCAAGCACTCCCGAAGGTGCCTCCTTTGCCTATACTGATCAGTTTATTATGAAACTGAATCAGTTGGTAATTGATTCAGTTCCCGAAAAAAACGTAAACATTACCATTACTTCGCCAAGTTTTGGTGGTTCGGGTGCGGTAAACTCTGGTTTTGTAAGAATGGGTTTAACAGATCCCGAAACGCGTAAACGTTCGCAAAAAGACATTGCCGATATGCTCACCCGGGTAACCAAAAAATATACCGAAGGTAAAACCATTGTGAGCCAACAGCCAACCATTTCAGTAGGTCGCCGTGGCGGATTACCCATCAGTTATATTATCCAGGCCCAAAATTTCGAAAAACTAAGAGAGAAAATCCCTTTGTTTATGGATGCGGTTTCGAAAGACCCAACATTCACCGTATCAGACGTAAACCTGAAATTTAACAAGCCTGAAATTAACTTGACCATCGACAGGGATAAGGCCAAAAATTTAGGTGTTTCTATATCTGCTATTGCACAAACCTTAAATTTAGGATTAAGTGGTCAAAGGTTTTCGTATTTCTTCATGAATGGAAAACAATACCAGGTAATTGGTCAGTTCGATCGTGGAGACCGGAAGGATCCATTAGATTTAAGTTCTGTTTATGTACGTAATGATAAGGGTGAGTTGGTTCAGCTAGACAATGTGGTTACGGCTAAAGAAGAAAGTAGTCCGCCACAGCTGTACAGGAACAACCGCTTTATTGCGGCAACTGTTTCGGCAGGCTTAGCACCGGGAAAAAGTATTGGCGAAGGTATAGATGCCATGGATGCCATTTCTAAAAAAGTATTAGACGAAACTTTCTCTACCGATTTAAGTGGAGAATCTCGGGATTTTAAAGAAAGCTCTTCAAATACCTTCTTTGCATTCGGTTTGGCGCTCCTTCTGGTTTATTTAATTCTTTCGGCACAGTTTGAGAGCTTTAAAGATCCCATTATCATCATTTTAACTGTACCCATGGCCGTTGCCGGTGCATTTTTATCGCTCTGGTTATGTGGCCAAAGCTGGAATATCTTCAGCCAGATCGGTACCATTATGCTTATTGGCTTGGTAACCAAAAATGGTATTTTAATTGTTGAGTTTGCTAACCAGCTAAAAGAAAAAGGGATTGCGATTCCTCAAGCTATACGTGAAGCTGCTGTTTCGCGTTTGCGCCCAATTTTAATGACCAGCTTAGCCATTGCGATTGGAGCTTTACCAATTGCCCTTGCTTTAGGTGCCGCTGCAAAAAGCAGAATGAGTATGGGAACCGTAATTGTAGGTGGAACATTGTTCTCTTTGGTTTTAACCTTATTTGTAATACCAGCCATTTACTCTTACTGGGCCAAACCGTACAAACCGAATAAAGAATTAAAAGAAGCCCATCGTTTTGAACAAGAAGCTTTACATACAGAAGAATAA
- a CDS encoding TolC family protein → MSKKLKIFILLVSLSLSGFAQEKLSLQEAITVALQNNYDIKISKNQIDIAKNNANIGNAGMLPNLTGSYTNGGSIQNTRQTPATGPDRVITGAKSTNNSYGAELNWTIFNGFSMFANYDRLKELQKQGELNARLTILTTVADVITAYYDIVRQQQLVIAADSAMDVSVLRTNIAKTKLQLGRGSKLDVLTAQVDYNTDTSNYLQTKNALQVAKVRLNQLMVRDIGTSFSVDNHIDVDKGILFSKMAEMAEQQNPNVQNAFINQRIASLNLKSIRGARYPSVSLNSGYSRANSTSPTGFNQKFAANGFTYGVTASINLFNGFLQRQQERNAKIEIDNSALNLNKTKLDVNSQLLTAYQNYSTYLDLIKLEQRNVDIAKENLDITLAKYRLGSIAPLELREAQRNAIDAQNRFIEMQYQAKIAETTLKEISGNINLSN, encoded by the coding sequence ATGAGCAAGAAATTAAAAATATTTATCCTGTTGGTAAGTTTATCCCTTTCGGGCTTTGCTCAGGAAAAACTGAGCTTACAGGAGGCGATAACTGTTGCTTTACAGAACAATTACGATATCAAAATCAGTAAAAACCAGATCGATATCGCAAAAAACAATGCCAATATTGGCAACGCGGGTATGTTACCTAATTTAACGGGAAGTTATACCAATGGTGGAAGTATCCAGAATACCAGGCAAACCCCTGCAACTGGTCCTGATCGGGTAATTACAGGCGCAAAAAGTACCAATAACAGTTATGGTGCGGAATTAAACTGGACTATTTTTAATGGTTTTAGCATGTTTGCCAATTATGATCGCTTAAAAGAGTTGCAAAAACAAGGCGAGTTAAACGCCCGGTTAACCATTTTAACTACAGTTGCTGATGTAATTACGGCTTATTACGACATTGTAAGGCAACAACAATTGGTTATTGCTGCCGATAGTGCAATGGACGTTTCTGTATTACGTACCAATATTGCGAAAACAAAATTACAACTTGGCCGTGGCTCTAAATTGGATGTGTTAACCGCACAGGTTGATTACAATACCGATACATCAAACTATCTGCAAACCAAAAATGCCTTACAGGTAGCTAAAGTGCGCTTAAACCAATTGATGGTGAGAGATATCGGTACTTCGTTTTCTGTAGACAACCACATTGATGTAGATAAAGGTATCCTGTTCAGTAAAATGGCCGAAATGGCCGAGCAGCAGAATCCTAATGTGCAGAATGCATTTATTAATCAACGTATTGCATCCTTAAATTTAAAATCTATCCGTGGGGCAAGGTATCCATCTGTAAGTTTAAACTCTGGCTACAGCAGGGCAAACAGTACCAGCCCTACAGGCTTTAACCAAAAATTTGCTGCGAATGGATTTACTTATGGCGTTACGGCAAGTATAAATTTATTTAATGGTTTTTTACAGCGCCAACAAGAGCGTAATGCAAAAATAGAGATCGACAACTCGGCCCTTAATCTGAACAAAACCAAGCTGGATGTAAATTCGCAATTGCTTACTGCTTATCAAAATTACAGCACCTACCTGGATCTGATTAAATTAGAGCAGCGAAATGTAGATATTGCAAAAGAAAACTTAGATATTACCCTAGCAAAATACCGTTTGGGCAGCATAGCCCCTTTAGAACTCAGAGAAGCACAGCGTAATGCTATTGATGCACAAAACCGTTTCATCGAAATGCAATATCAAGCGAAAATAGCCGAAACTACACTGAAAGAAATCAGTGGAAATATAAATTTATCTAATTAA
- a CDS encoding N-acetylglucosamine kinase gives MILVADSGSSKTDWMGYHNGETIKFSTPGINPYFLSEQEITKLISKNESLLQYANEVKEIYFFGAGCSSPDKHEVVSNGLSAVFGNAFISVDHDLLGSVYATCGNAEGLNCILGTGSNICYFDGKKIHDGHHGLGYVLGDEGSGTFFGKKVLLSYLYNKMPSTLAAEFKKSFPAEKEQIITNVYQKPFPNIYLAGFSRFMASHKDHPFIQDILRTGFQEFVDTNVKDYPKHKSVPCHFVGSIAYYYQETLISVLLENGIEPGKILQKPIEELFNFILNKEGIVPTSELKSKSIF, from the coding sequence ATGATACTTGTTGCAGATAGTGGCTCATCGAAAACTGATTGGATGGGCTATCATAATGGCGAAACCATTAAATTTAGCACTCCTGGAATAAACCCTTATTTCTTAAGTGAGCAAGAAATTACAAAGCTGATTTCTAAAAATGAATCCTTATTACAATACGCTAATGAGGTAAAAGAAATCTACTTTTTTGGAGCTGGTTGCTCTTCACCCGATAAACATGAAGTAGTCTCAAATGGCTTGTCGGCCGTTTTTGGTAATGCTTTTATTTCAGTTGACCACGATCTTCTGGGCTCGGTATATGCTACCTGCGGAAATGCAGAAGGCTTAAACTGTATTTTAGGCACCGGATCGAATATCTGTTATTTCGATGGAAAGAAAATCCACGATGGGCATCATGGCTTAGGCTACGTTCTTGGCGATGAAGGTTCTGGTACTTTCTTTGGAAAAAAAGTACTTCTAAGCTATTTGTACAATAAAATGCCATCAACCCTAGCTGCAGAATTTAAAAAGTCTTTCCCGGCAGAAAAAGAACAGATTATTACCAATGTTTATCAAAAACCTTTCCCAAATATCTATCTAGCAGGCTTTAGCCGCTTCATGGCCAGCCATAAAGACCATCCATTTATTCAGGACATTTTAAGAACAGGCTTTCAGGAGTTTGTAGATACCAATGTTAAAGATTATCCTAAACACAAAAGTGTTCCATGCCACTTTGTAGGCTCTATAGCCTATTATTATCAGGAAACATTAATTTCAGTGTTATTAGAAAATGGCATTGAACCTGGGAAAATATTACAGAAACCTATTGAAGAGCTATTTAATTTTATTTTAAACAAAGAAGGGATAGTACCAACAAGTGAATTAAAATCGAAGTCTATTTTTTAG
- a CDS encoding efflux RND transporter permease subunit, translating into MSISTTGLKKVTFIALATIVFGFVGCKQSPKERAVMQVYVSYKEADSATVMKVLDPLQKEISKISNIHKISTSSQKGAGNIIVEFNMDKNIDSAAIEVQNRLTIANTGLPKEAKIYCFRVNNEHKKNKYNQ; encoded by the coding sequence ATGAGTATCTCAACCACGGGTTTAAAAAAAGTAACCTTTATTGCCCTCGCGACTATAGTCTTTGGCTTCGTTGGCTGCAAGCAAAGCCCTAAAGAGCGTGCCGTGATGCAGGTATATGTATCCTATAAAGAAGCCGATTCGGCTACAGTAATGAAAGTTTTAGATCCTTTGCAAAAAGAAATTTCAAAGATCAGCAATATCCATAAAATATCAACATCATCCCAAAAAGGTGCTGGCAATATTATAGTTGAATTTAATATGGATAAAAATATAGATAGTGCGGCTATTGAAGTACAAAACAGACTAACTATAGCTAACACCGGTTTACCAAAAGAAGCCAAAATATATTGTTTTAGAGTGAACAACGAGCATAAAAAAAATAAATACAATCAATAA
- a CDS encoding DUF4241 domain-containing protein, with translation MIPSNEWLKTWNEKRALLACPNNLNDYFEETTVAGKKIDHLELGSVSIPTGEILVRDPLVYIQKDAEPYLIKVPKGEFPVTAAVVVPDDEDGARYAAVKVQFTAYDAIRFEEALIGTEDLIDFNEGEFFGFNVDAGLACVLDKETLNHFCAFQDICTIKFRKKISSNLGRQIESSIFAFS, from the coding sequence ATGATACCAAGCAATGAATGGTTAAAAACCTGGAACGAGAAACGTGCTTTACTAGCCTGCCCCAATAACTTGAATGATTATTTTGAGGAAACAACAGTAGCTGGTAAAAAGATAGATCACTTAGAACTGGGAAGTGTTTCTATTCCAACAGGAGAAATTTTGGTTAGAGATCCGCTTGTATATATCCAAAAAGATGCCGAGCCCTATTTAATTAAAGTTCCTAAAGGCGAATTCCCGGTAACTGCAGCTGTAGTAGTTCCTGACGATGAAGATGGTGCCAGATACGCCGCTGTTAAAGTGCAATTTACAGCTTATGATGCCATACGCTTTGAAGAAGCGTTAATCGGCACAGAAGACCTTATTGATTTTAACGAAGGAGAGTTTTTTGGTTTCAATGTAGATGCAGGATTAGCTTGCGTGCTGGATAAAGAAACCTTAAACCATTTTTGTGCATTTCAGGATATTTGCACTATTAAATTCAGAAAAAAAATATCTTCGAACTTGGGCAGACAAATAGAATCAAGTATTTTTGCTTTTTCTTGA
- a CDS encoding response regulator has product MKRILVVDDDIEVLETIQLILEIGGFKVSALNDGEEIFNRIEKFSPDLILLDISLGHIDGRVLCEQLKSIESTSKIPILLISGLYDPKDFTTLNYGQDDFLSKPFQMDVLLKKITKILSLEEDKPSFLLN; this is encoded by the coding sequence ATGAAGAGAATACTGGTAGTAGATGACGATATTGAGGTTTTAGAAACCATACAATTAATACTGGAAATCGGAGGATTTAAAGTTTCTGCACTGAATGATGGTGAGGAGATTTTTAACAGAATTGAAAAATTTAGCCCTGATTTAATCTTACTAGACATTTCTCTGGGGCACATCGATGGGCGTGTATTATGCGAACAGTTAAAATCGATTGAAAGCACCTCTAAAATTCCGATTTTGCTTATTTCTGGTTTATATGATCCAAAAGATTTTACAACCTTAAACTACGGCCAGGACGATTTCTTATCGAAACCATTCCAAATGGACGTGTTACTTAAAAAGATCACTAAAATTCTTTCACTGGAAGAAGATAAACCAAGTTTTCTTTTAAATTAA